The genomic region CCTCGGTTATCTCGACCAAGCGATAATGCACTGCCCGTTCTGCGGGACCCAATTGCAAGATGCGAAAGCCATAGCCGAGAAGGTAAGTCACTGATGGCTGACAATTTCAACTTTGAGCTCGTTTCGCCCGAGCGTCTGCTGCTGTCGGAAATGGTGACCGAGGTCGTCATTCCCGCGACGGAAGGCGAAATGACCGTCATGGCGCACCATGCGCCGACGATGACGACGGTCAAGCCGGGTCTCGTGAGCGTGCGTTCGGCCTCCGGCAAGAAGCAGGACTATGTCGTATTCGGCGGTTTCGCCGATATCCTGCCGACCGGCTGCACATTGCTTGCCGAATCCGCCGTACCGGTCGAGGAACTCCACAAGGACGAGCTGACCCGTCGCATCGAGGCCGCCCGCAGGGAACTCGAGCATGCCGAGCTGCACGAGCATAAGTCGAAGCTCGAGCACTTCATCATGGAACTGACGCATCTGAGCGGCATCGTCCAACAGGATTGATCGCAATCGATTTTGCAACGATGAAAGGCGGCTCAAGAGCCGCCTTTTTGTATTGTTCATCTCTCGGGATGCGCAGGCAAGGTGGGCGGTTTCAAACGAGAAAGCGGCGGCTATGGCCGCTTTGCCGACATGCCGGATCGGCTCAGAAGCCGGTGCCGCCGCGCAGCTCGATGACGAGCGTCTTCAATAGAATCTTCAAGTCGAGCAACAGGCTGAAATTCCTGACATAATAGATATCGCAGGCGATGCGGGCGCGGGCTTGCAGCGGTCGCGCCGTCGGGCCGCGCCAGCCGCGCGTCTGCGCAAGGCCGGTGATGCCGGGGCGCATGATGTGGCGCTGGTGGTAGTCCGGCACCAGTTCCTCATAGAGCCTGCCGGCTGCGCGCATATTGATCGCATGGCAGCGCGGACCGACCAGCGACATCTCGCCGATAAGGACGTTGAAAAGCTGCGGCAGCTCGTCGATGTTGGTCCTTCGCAGCACAGCGCCGATGCCGGTCATCCGGCTGTCGCCCTTGACGGTCTGCCGAATGCCGCTCGGATCACAATCTTCGGCCCGCATCGAGCGGAACTTGAAGACCATGATCTTCCGGCCGTTCAGTCCCCAGCGGATCTGGCGGAAAAATACCGGACCGCCATCGTCGAGTTTGATGAAGAGAGCGATCGCCAGAAAAAACGGCGCCAGCACGATGAGGGCGCTGACGGAGGCGACGATGTCGAACAGCCGCTTTACGCCCAGTCGCATAGCCATCTTTCTTTCGACAGGCGAAAAGCTGTTCGGCTGGCGAATGTTGGAGTTCGCGACAACCAAGGTCCTGGTTTTGTCCTGACGCTGAGACGGATCGAAGCGTGAATTCTTCTTCGAAGTAAAAGCATTCATTACGCAAGGTCCACAAGTTTAGCTGCGATACTGAACTACAGGGAGACAGATACATGCTCATCTACCGTTTGTCATCGGTATAAATAAGAATCCCGTAACCCTAAAGAAGCCAAAAATGGGAGTATCTCGCGGTTAACCTTAACGCCTTAGTTGAAATGACTGG from Rhizobium sp. BT03 harbors:
- a CDS encoding sugar transferase: MNAFTSKKNSRFDPSQRQDKTRTLVVANSNIRQPNSFSPVERKMAMRLGVKRLFDIVASVSALIVLAPFFLAIALFIKLDDGGPVFFRQIRWGLNGRKIMVFKFRSMRAEDCDPSGIRQTVKGDSRMTGIGAVLRRTNIDELPQLFNVLIGEMSLVGPRCHAINMRAAGRLYEELVPDYHQRHIMRPGITGLAQTRGWRGPTARPLQARARIACDIYYVRNFSLLLDLKILLKTLVIELRGGTGF
- a CDS encoding F0F1 ATP synthase subunit epsilon, with product MADNFNFELVSPERLLLSEMVTEVVIPATEGEMTVMAHHAPTMTTVKPGLVSVRSASGKKQDYVVFGGFADILPTGCTLLAESAVPVEELHKDELTRRIEAARRELEHAELHEHKSKLEHFIMELTHLSGIVQQD